The Deltaproteobacteria bacterium HGW-Deltaproteobacteria-6 genome has a segment encoding these proteins:
- a CDS encoding ABC transporter ATP-binding protein — MLEVSDLSASYGVIPALNGVNFNVRQSEIVTILGSNGTGKSSILNVIQGLMQPTSGRVLFRDEAIQGLPSHKIVNRGIVQVPEGMKSFPYMTVRENLLLGAYRKSSWSKRKQTIEYVYSLFPRLKERSNMSARLLSGGEQQMLKIGRGLMAIPQLLMVDEPSIGLAPLIVDEVYETLSKLRTTGLTILLTEQNALRALQLADRGYIIQEGRIVLEGSGKDLMKNNLVKKAYLGR, encoded by the coding sequence ATGCTTGAAGTTAGTGATCTGAGCGCATCTTACGGCGTCATTCCGGCGCTGAATGGAGTAAATTTTAATGTCCGGCAATCGGAAATTGTAACGATCCTGGGGTCCAACGGAACAGGGAAAAGCTCGATTTTGAATGTGATTCAGGGTCTGATGCAGCCGACCAGCGGCCGGGTGCTTTTTCGCGATGAAGCCATTCAGGGGCTGCCGTCGCATAAAATTGTCAACCGGGGTATTGTACAGGTTCCGGAAGGCATGAAAAGCTTTCCCTATATGACTGTGAGAGAAAATCTTTTGCTGGGAGCCTACCGGAAATCATCCTGGTCCAAAAGAAAGCAAACGATCGAATATGTTTACAGCCTTTTCCCCAGATTAAAAGAAAGATCCAATATGTCGGCCCGTCTTCTGTCGGGCGGCGAGCAGCAGATGCTGAAGATCGGCCGGGGACTGATGGCCATTCCGCAGTTGCTGATGGTGGATGAACCGTCCATCGGACTGGCTCCGTTGATCGTTGACGAAGTTTACGAAACGCTGAGCAAACTGCGGACAACCGGCCTGACTATTCTGCTGACCGAGCAAAATGCGCTCAGAGCCCTGCAACTGGCCGACCGTGGTTATATTATTCAGGAAGGACGAATCGTTCTCGAGGGAAGTGGGAAGGATCTGATGAAGAACAATCTCGTGAAAAAGGCATATTTAGGGAGATAG
- a CDS encoding ABC transporter ATP-binding protein, translating to MAPLVKVSNLVKRFGGIVAVNDVSFEIYQGETLGFIGPNGAGKSTVVNCLTGYFPATSGKIEMNGVDITNMKPHQRAHMGLARTYQIPRPFPELTALTSVLASSVAGKKRINQSFQDAMYDATHYLEFVGLFSKRNILARDLTFYELRMLELARALATTPQLLFIDEVMAGLNPGEAKNAINMIRKAKEEFGVTIFWIEHVMAVLMEAADRIVAINYGAKLAEGTPDQVVNNDDVIEAYLGRGWREYA from the coding sequence ATGGCGCCCTTAGTTAAAGTGAGCAATCTGGTCAAACGGTTCGGCGGAATCGTGGCGGTCAACGATGTATCCTTCGAGATTTATCAGGGGGAAACGCTGGGATTTATCGGTCCCAACGGCGCCGGTAAATCCACGGTGGTCAATTGTCTGACGGGCTACTTCCCCGCTACGTCCGGCAAAATTGAAATGAACGGCGTGGACATTACGAATATGAAGCCGCATCAAAGAGCGCATATGGGGCTTGCCCGCACGTATCAGATTCCGCGTCCCTTTCCGGAATTGACGGCGCTGACCAGTGTTCTGGCCAGTTCCGTTGCCGGCAAGAAAAGAATCAACCAGAGTTTTCAGGATGCGATGTATGATGCGACGCATTATCTGGAGTTTGTCGGTCTCTTCAGCAAAAGAAATATTCTGGCGCGCGACCTGACTTTTTATGAACTGCGAATGCTGGAATTAGCCCGTGCCCTGGCCACCACGCCGCAGTTGCTGTTTATCGATGAAGTTATGGCGGGTCTCAATCCCGGCGAGGCAAAAAACGCCATCAATATGATTCGAAAAGCCAAAGAAGAATTCGGTGTCACGATTTTCTGGATTGAACATGTTATGGCGGTTCTGATGGAAGCTGCCGACCGGATTGTCGCGATCAATTACGGCGCTAAATTAGCGGAAGGCACACCGGATCAAGTAGTCAATAATGATGATGTCATTGAAGCGTATCTGGGCAGAGGCTGGAGGGAATATGCTTGA
- a CDS encoding cysteine desulfurase, giving the protein MECIYLDNAATSFPKPEATLAAMSRFQQAVGANPGRAGYGRAIDAGRIIYETREVLGRLFNVDDPLRIVLTKNSTEALNIAIIGALQSGDHVMTSAMEHNSVMRPLRFLEARGVELTVLPCSPQGELDPRDIQRALRKNTKMVVLTHASNVTGTIMPVEAVGSLLRERGDVIFCVDAAQTAGALPVDVQTMGIDLLAFTGHKSLFGPQGTGGLYIRKGLEKSVAPLMMGGTGSHSEFENQPDFMPDKYESGTPNTIGFAGLGAGVTFVLEQTVEAIRAKEKLLTSRFLDQLKTMSDRVMLYGPKDVSKQTAVVSFNVQNIASSDAAQYFEENFGILCRPGLHCAPSAHHTIGTFPRGTIRFSFGFFNTGQEVDAASEAVLKLLKS; this is encoded by the coding sequence ATGGAATGTATTTACCTGGACAATGCGGCAACATCTTTTCCCAAACCGGAAGCGACGCTGGCGGCCATGAGTCGTTTTCAGCAAGCGGTCGGCGCCAATCCCGGCCGCGCAGGTTACGGACGCGCAATCGACGCCGGACGAATCATTTATGAAACGCGCGAAGTTCTCGGGCGCCTTTTCAACGTCGATGATCCACTGCGGATTGTGCTCACGAAAAATTCCACGGAAGCATTGAACATCGCTATTATTGGTGCGTTGCAATCCGGTGATCACGTGATGACCAGCGCCATGGAACATAACTCCGTCATGCGCCCGCTGCGCTTTCTTGAAGCGCGCGGTGTAGAGCTGACAGTGCTTCCCTGTTCGCCGCAAGGTGAGCTTGATCCTCGCGACATTCAAAGGGCTTTGCGGAAAAATACTAAAATGGTGGTGTTGACCCACGCCTCGAATGTGACGGGAACGATTATGCCGGTTGAAGCGGTCGGGTCGCTTCTCCGGGAAAGAGGCGACGTGATTTTTTGCGTAGATGCCGCGCAGACCGCCGGAGCTTTGCCCGTTGATGTTCAAACGATGGGGATCGATCTGCTGGCTTTCACCGGACATAAATCCCTTTTCGGCCCCCAGGGGACAGGCGGCCTCTATATCCGTAAGGGGTTGGAAAAGAGCGTCGCCCCGTTGATGATGGGGGGAACGGGCAGCCACTCGGAATTTGAGAATCAGCCGGACTTTATGCCCGACAAGTATGAAAGCGGGACGCCGAATACGATAGGCTTCGCCGGTCTCGGCGCGGGAGTGACCTTTGTTTTAGAGCAGACGGTAGAAGCGATCAGAGCCAAAGAAAAATTATTAACGTCGCGTTTTCTTGACCAGTTGAAAACGATGAGCGACCGGGTGATGCTTTACGGTCCGAAAGACGTCTCGAAACAAACGGCGGTTGTTTCTTTCAACGTACAAAATATCGCATCCTCGGATGCCGCTCAGTATTTCGAAGAAAACTTTGGAATCCTGTGCCGTCCCGGCCTGCATTGCGCGCCCTCCGCACATCATACGATTGGAACCTTTCCACGAGGGACCATCCGTTTCAGTTTTGGATTTTTCAACACCGGGCAGGAGGTAGATGCGGCCAGTGAAGCGGTTCTCAAACTGTTAAAAAGCTGA
- a CDS encoding DUF1330 domain-containing protein, with product MSGLKSNKDQFQELADNPNEESFVMLNLLKFKKEGGREAYFRYIRESGPFVEAVGAKVLYFGKPKELLQGEEDWDLLMLVSYPSRKAFLEMANNPDYLKVHEFRAEGVERAVLYATDPVKFKAILSA from the coding sequence ATGTCCGGTCTCAAAAGCAACAAAGATCAATTTCAGGAGTTAGCCGATAATCCCAATGAAGAATCATTTGTTATGCTCAACCTGCTGAAGTTTAAAAAGGAAGGCGGCAGGGAGGCTTACTTTCGTTATATCAGGGAATCGGGTCCCTTTGTCGAGGCTGTCGGAGCGAAGGTGCTCTATTTTGGGAAACCGAAGGAATTGCTTCAGGGGGAGGAGGATTGGGATCTCCTAATGCTCGTCTCGTACCCGTCGCGCAAGGCGTTTCTTGAAATGGCCAATAATCCCGATTATCTCAAGGTTCATGAATTCCGCGCGGAAGGTGTGGAACGCGCCGTTCTCTATGCGACAGATCCTGTTAAATTCAAGGCGATATTATCCGCATAG
- a CDS encoding HPP family protein gives MDSGEQGRPDHACKNIVRLIWCALGAATGIGLALWFVGVPSSPFLLASLGGSTVFLFGLTGAAAAQPRALFGGHLGSAAIGVLCFQAFGDKLWVCVLAVVLSFVFMMATRTVHPPAGANPLIMVQGHAGFSALWQPVGLGVLMLALVAAVWSRLAPGINSYPVSWSEKSPYSIL, from the coding sequence ATGGATTCCGGAGAACAGGGAAGGCCAGACCATGCCTGCAAAAATATTGTCCGCTTGATCTGGTGTGCGCTGGGCGCCGCCACCGGCATTGGTTTGGCGCTGTGGTTTGTGGGAGTGCCTTCCTCGCCGTTTTTACTTGCTTCCCTGGGAGGCTCCACGGTGTTTTTGTTCGGCCTGACGGGCGCAGCCGCAGCGCAGCCCCGAGCTTTATTCGGCGGACATCTGGGCAGTGCGGCAATAGGCGTGCTCTGTTTCCAGGCATTTGGAGATAAACTTTGGGTTTGCGTGCTGGCCGTCGTATTGTCGTTTGTTTTCATGATGGCCACAAGAACCGTCCATCCTCCTGCCGGCGCCAATCCGCTGATTATGGTACAGGGTCACGCAGGCTTTTCTGCTCTGTGGCAACCGGTTGGTCTGGGTGTTCTGATGCTCGCACTTGTGGCCGCAGTATGGAGCCGTCTGGCGCCGGGTATAAATTCCTACCCAGTGAGCTGGTCTGAGAAATCACCATATTCCATTCTTTAA
- a CDS encoding alpha/beta hydrolase, translated as MNTSKISVSRGTFNVRDRGNKDGFPVIMLHGWPESSYCWEGVTEFLDPNWRVIAPDLRGLGDSERTKDVKAYQKVELARDVIEIIDALGIHEFFLVGHDWGGIVAQELAYLIPDRVKKFVILNIPILANVKGAEEVTKAMIAIRYIPYWYQYFQMMPVLPEAMIKGNERVWVSFFFGRQGQDGTIPKESIAEYIRCYSIENTPATAASYYRSMALDAPHWATLAGKRFAMPSLYIYGNEDSVIIPANITHLEDCFDSIKVEQVKAAHFLQEEKPQEVAELMNGFFK; from the coding sequence ATGAACACCAGTAAAATCAGCGTTTCAAGAGGAACATTTAATGTTCGCGATCGGGGAAACAAGGATGGATTCCCTGTAATCATGCTGCATGGATGGCCGGAAAGTTCCTATTGCTGGGAAGGCGTTACTGAGTTCCTTGACCCGAATTGGCGCGTTATTGCTCCGGATTTGCGGGGTCTTGGCGACAGCGAACGCACCAAGGACGTGAAGGCGTACCAGAAAGTGGAACTGGCCAGGGACGTCATCGAAATCATCGATGCTCTCGGGATCCATGAATTCTTCCTGGTTGGCCACGACTGGGGCGGCATCGTAGCCCAGGAACTTGCTTACTTGATTCCTGATCGGGTGAAAAAATTTGTCATCCTGAATATCCCCATCCTCGCAAACGTCAAAGGCGCGGAAGAAGTAACCAAAGCCATGATCGCCATCAGATACATCCCTTATTGGTATCAATATTTTCAAATGATGCCGGTGCTGCCTGAAGCCATGATCAAGGGCAACGAACGCGTCTGGGTTAGCTTTTTCTTCGGCAGGCAGGGCCAGGACGGCACCATTCCGAAGGAATCCATCGCCGAATATATCCGCTGTTACAGCATTGAAAATACGCCGGCCACGGCCGCCTCTTATTATCGTTCCATGGCTCTTGATGCTCCGCACTGGGCGACGCTTGCCGGCAAGAGGTTTGCCATGCCGTCACTCTATATTTACGGAAACGAGGACTCGGTGATTATTCCGGCAAACATCACCCACCTTGAAGATTGCTTTGATTCGATTAAAGTCGAACAGGTCAAGGCGGCGCACTTTCTCCAGGAGGAGAAACCTCAAGAAGTCGCCGAACTGATGAACGGATTTTTTAAATAA
- a CDS encoding 3-hydroxyacyl-CoA dehydrogenase — MKIDDVKNVCVVGAGNMGHQIALQCALSGFKTVSTDVVPAVLEKAEKFVDSYLAGRVQKGKMTEDAAKKTRSLISFTGELKEAVKDADVVIEAVLERIDLKRKIFADLDKFAPANAILATNSSFIVSSRIADVTKRPAQVCNLHFFNPALVMKLVEVVQGPHVSDETAQCMMDFCLKIDKIPIHVKKEVDGFVLNRIFSVIHKEALWMLEMGVASFEDIDKACVYGAGHPMGPFRLLDLTGIDLAYDIGMSHFYESGNPADLPSPSIVKRYTEGKYGQKTGEGWYSYKK; from the coding sequence ATGAAGATCGATGATGTAAAAAATGTGTGTGTCGTGGGCGCCGGAAACATGGGGCATCAGATTGCACTCCAGTGCGCTCTTTCCGGATTTAAGACCGTCAGCACAGATGTCGTTCCGGCTGTTCTCGAAAAAGCCGAGAAATTTGTCGACAGCTACCTGGCCGGCCGCGTGCAAAAGGGAAAGATGACGGAGGATGCGGCCAAAAAAACCAGAAGCCTGATTTCGTTTACGGGTGAGCTCAAAGAAGCCGTAAAGGATGCCGATGTGGTCATCGAAGCCGTTCTGGAAAGAATCGACCTGAAGCGCAAAATCTTTGCCGATCTGGACAAGTTTGCACCCGCCAACGCCATTCTGGCAACGAATAGTTCTTTCATCGTGAGCTCACGCATTGCCGATGTCACCAAGCGACCCGCTCAGGTCTGCAATCTTCACTTCTTCAACCCGGCTCTGGTCATGAAACTGGTGGAAGTGGTTCAGGGCCCCCACGTTTCGGACGAAACGGCACAGTGCATGATGGACTTCTGCCTGAAAATCGACAAAATTCCCATCCATGTCAAGAAGGAAGTCGATGGGTTTGTCTTGAACCGCATTTTCAGTGTGATCCATAAGGAAGCTCTCTGGATGCTGGAAATGGGTGTTGCGTCTTTTGAAGACATCGATAAAGCCTGTGTCTATGGCGCCGGCCACCCGATGGGTCCCTTCCGTCTGCTGGATCTGACCGGTATCGATCTGGCCTACGATATCGGCATGAGCCACTTCTATGAGTCCGGCAATCCGGCCGACCTGCCTTCCCCGAGCATTGTGAAGAGATATACCGAAGGCAAATACGGTCAGAAGACCGGTGAAGGCTGGTACAGTTATAAAAAATAA
- the lpdA gene encoding dihydrolipoyl dehydrogenase, translating into MTVKQGGAYMSDKYDLIVIGGGPGGLAAAELAAAKKKRVLIIEKDGWGGTCTHRGCIPTKALLTCSKFYSDLKKLKRVGVNIGNAAVDFPAMKKHQQQIVKIAALGAQKSLTDAGVEFRQGMGEIVSPHEVRFTDSSAQSRILMTDHILIAWGSQPQILAGLQTSERILTSDDILGMATLPSAMIIVGGSFIGVEYATVFAELGVKVILVELLDHILPLEDEEAADFLNQELARQGIAVHTSTKLVSLKESAGGVVMQVEKNGEATEMRAACALLCTGRKPLLHVEQLDKLGMDYTKAGIKVDENMMTTVRGIYAAGDVTGGMMLAHRAARQAKVAVERMFGDGDYAYQENFIPSVVYSHPQIARVGYTPRRAREEGLNIEIVKSNYSANIIARAELMGQGFVKVVFHQDKIIGAVIVGDHAADLLSPLALAVSNELTRKQLACWVIPHPTLSEIMNFPD; encoded by the coding sequence ATGACCGTTAAACAGGGGGGTGCATACATGTCCGATAAGTATGATCTGATTGTCATTGGCGGCGGTCCGGGGGGGCTGGCGGCGGCGGAACTGGCGGCAGCAAAGAAAAAACGAGTCCTGATCATCGAAAAAGACGGCTGGGGAGGCACCTGCACGCACCGCGGCTGCATTCCCACTAAAGCGCTGCTTACCTGCAGCAAATTTTATTCTGATTTGAAAAAACTCAAACGCGTCGGGGTCAATATTGGCAATGCCGCCGTCGATTTTCCTGCCATGAAGAAACACCAGCAGCAGATTGTTAAAATCGCAGCCCTCGGCGCGCAGAAAAGTCTTACGGATGCCGGGGTGGAATTCAGGCAGGGTATGGGTGAGATAGTGTCGCCTCACGAGGTGCGTTTTACGGATTCATCCGCACAAAGCCGCATATTGATGACGGATCATATTCTCATCGCGTGGGGGTCGCAGCCGCAAATCCTGGCGGGTCTCCAGACATCGGAACGGATTCTTACCTCGGACGATATTCTCGGCATGGCAACACTGCCTTCCGCGATGATCATTGTCGGCGGCAGTTTTATCGGCGTCGAATACGCCACGGTATTTGCCGAACTCGGCGTGAAGGTTATCCTGGTGGAATTGCTGGATCATATTTTGCCGCTGGAGGATGAAGAAGCCGCGGATTTTCTCAACCAGGAGCTGGCCCGGCAGGGAATTGCCGTCCACACATCAACTAAGCTTGTCAGCCTCAAAGAGTCAGCGGGCGGTGTTGTGATGCAGGTGGAAAAAAATGGTGAAGCCACGGAAATGCGCGCCGCATGCGCCCTGCTGTGCACAGGCCGGAAGCCGCTTTTACACGTCGAACAGTTGGATAAATTGGGAATGGACTATACGAAAGCCGGAATCAAAGTGGATGAGAATATGATGACCACCGTCCGGGGGATTTATGCCGCAGGCGATGTTACAGGGGGCATGATGCTGGCGCACCGCGCAGCGAGGCAGGCCAAAGTCGCTGTGGAAAGGATGTTTGGCGACGGTGATTATGCCTATCAGGAAAACTTTATTCCATCCGTTGTTTACAGTCATCCACAGATCGCGCGCGTCGGTTACACCCCGAGGCGGGCCCGGGAGGAAGGATTAAACATAGAAATTGTTAAATCCAATTACAGCGCCAACATCATTGCCCGCGCCGAGTTGATGGGGCAGGGTTTTGTCAAGGTTGTCTTCCATCAGGACAAAATCATCGGCGCGGTCATCGTCGGCGACCATGCCGCCGACCTTCTTTCACCGCTTGCCCTGGCGGTTTCCAATGAATTAACCAGAAAGCAGCTCGCCTGCTGGGTCATTCCCCACCCGACACTCAGTGAAATAATGAATTTTCCGGATTGA
- a CDS encoding exodeoxyribonuclease VII large subunit — MKDFLTVSQLNDNIKTFLEETFGSLWVEGEVSNLRRPQSGHVYFTLKDDKSQVRAVYFRPYGYSQNRAPKFDLEDGMKILCRARLSAYPPRGEYQLLVESIEPQGVGALQIAFEQLKIKLATEGLFDESRKKALPFLPRRIGVVTSPTGAVIRDILNITRRRFPSVHILIAPTRVQGNDAAAEIISALRRLHAHGSVDIIIIARGGGSLEDLAPFNDESLAREIFHSPIPIVSAIGHETDFTICDFVADLRAPTPSAAAELVVPLRVQLQDRIQNLRQRLVAGERRHLDDQKEQLASLQARFKDPRRFLIDYSIHLDDLRERIQRAVTQNTQAVKSKLQRLELGLQSRNPERRIREKRISLDHLGKGIADAWNCYFKDRGGRLEKNAALLSSLNPLAVLQRGYSITRRLSNGEIVRQARGLTLDESVSIQLASGSIRARVEKINGE; from the coding sequence ATGAAAGACTTTCTGACCGTTTCACAACTTAACGATAATATTAAAACCTTTCTGGAGGAAACCTTCGGTTCCCTCTGGGTGGAAGGTGAAGTTTCCAATTTGCGCAGGCCCCAGTCCGGCCACGTCTATTTCACACTGAAGGACGATAAAAGCCAGGTTCGTGCGGTTTATTTTCGCCCATACGGTTATTCTCAAAACCGCGCGCCAAAGTTTGATCTGGAAGACGGCATGAAAATTTTATGTCGGGCGCGCCTCAGCGCTTATCCGCCGCGCGGCGAATACCAGCTCCTTGTGGAATCCATCGAGCCACAGGGTGTGGGCGCGCTGCAAATCGCATTTGAGCAGCTTAAAATAAAACTGGCGACCGAAGGATTATTTGATGAGTCCCGTAAAAAAGCATTGCCTTTTCTGCCCCGCCGCATCGGCGTCGTCACCTCGCCGACCGGTGCGGTTATCCGGGATATTTTAAATATCACCCGCCGCCGCTTTCCCTCCGTTCATATTCTGATCGCCCCCACCCGGGTTCAGGGAAACGATGCCGCCGCTGAAATCATCTCCGCTCTGCGCCGACTTCACGCTCACGGCAGCGTCGATATCATTATTATTGCACGGGGAGGCGGCTCGCTGGAGGATCTTGCCCCTTTCAATGATGAATCCCTGGCCAGAGAAATTTTTCATTCACCCATTCCCATCGTCTCCGCAATCGGCCACGAAACCGACTTTACGATTTGTGATTTTGTCGCGGATCTGCGTGCACCCACGCCGTCGGCGGCGGCGGAGCTGGTGGTTCCGCTGCGAGTGCAGCTGCAGGACAGGATTCAGAATCTGCGGCAGCGGCTGGTGGCCGGCGAGCGCCGTCATCTTGATGATCAAAAAGAGCAGCTGGCGTCCCTGCAGGCCCGATTTAAAGATCCACGCCGCTTCCTGATTGATTATTCCATTCATCTGGATGATCTGCGCGAAAGAATTCAGCGCGCCGTCACGCAAAATACGCAAGCCGTGAAAAGCAAACTCCAGCGCTTGGAACTGGGTTTGCAAAGCCGGAATCCGGAGCGCCGGATCCGTGAAAAAAGAATTTCCCTCGACCATTTGGGAAAAGGCATCGCGGATGCCTGGAATTGCTATTTCAAAGATCGGGGAGGACGGCTGGAAAAAAACGCGGCCCTGCTTTCTTCCTTAAATCCGCTTGCGGTATTGCAGAGAGGTTACAGCATCACGCGGCGCTTATCGAATGGAGAAATCGTCCGTCAGGCCCGGGGGTTGACCCTGGACGAAAGCGTCAGTATCCAACTCGCTTCCGGAAGCATCCGGGCGCGGGTGGAAAAAATAAACGGGGAGTAA
- the xseB gene encoding exodeoxyribonuclease VII small subunit produces the protein MAKEKFEDALEKLENIVREMEAGEMPLDSALKSFEEGIRLIRFCSAKLDETQRRVEQLLEKDNSLQTKIFQDDNTDEP, from the coding sequence ATGGCGAAGGAAAAATTTGAAGATGCTTTGGAAAAACTCGAAAATATAGTAAGGGAAATGGAAGCGGGTGAAATGCCGCTGGATTCGGCGCTGAAATCTTTTGAAGAAGGCATTCGGCTGATCCGTTTCTGTTCCGCAAAACTCGATGAGACTCAGCGCCGCGTCGAACAGCTTCTGGAAAAAGATAATTCGCTGCAAACAAAAATATTTCAGGATGATAACACTGATGAACCATGA
- a CDS encoding polyprenyl synthetase: MITLMNHEDFLEAYLKDRQKIVEEALERYLPGKDNNPQDLHAALHYSVFAGGKRIRPILCLAALEACGGDMAPAMPVACALELIHTYSLIHDDLPVMDNDDFRRGKPTSHKVFGEAVAVLAGDALLTEAFVLLSRAEKVRLAAERRLAVIQEIAHAAGIAGMVGGQALDIRAEKIAPDFEGLMDIHRRKTGALIVAAVKSGAILAGASDTRIQALGVYGSHIGIAFQIADDILNVEGDSELMGKKTGSDAARGKVTYPVLLGLENAKAKLADHVDAATASIAAFDSRALPLRVIARYIMDRKS, from the coding sequence ATGATAACACTGATGAACCATGAGGATTTCCTTGAGGCTTACTTAAAAGACCGGCAGAAAATTGTGGAAGAGGCGCTCGAACGATATCTTCCGGGGAAAGATAATAATCCGCAGGACTTACATGCCGCCTTGCACTACAGTGTATTCGCCGGCGGCAAGAGAATCCGGCCGATTCTTTGCCTGGCGGCGCTTGAGGCGTGCGGCGGCGATATGGCGCCGGCGATGCCTGTCGCCTGCGCGCTCGAATTGATTCATACTTATTCCCTGATCCATGACGATTTACCGGTTATGGACAATGATGATTTCCGGCGCGGCAAACCCACCAGCCACAAGGTTTTCGGTGAAGCGGTGGCCGTCCTCGCCGGCGATGCTCTTTTAACGGAGGCCTTTGTACTCCTGTCCCGTGCTGAAAAAGTCCGGCTGGCCGCGGAGAGGCGCCTGGCCGTCATCCAGGAAATTGCCCACGCCGCAGGTATTGCGGGTATGGTGGGAGGACAGGCGCTGGATATCCGGGCGGAAAAAATTGCGCCTGATTTTGAGGGGTTGATGGATATTCACCGGCGTAAAACCGGCGCGTTGATCGTGGCGGCCGTTAAATCCGGAGCGATTCTGGCCGGTGCAAGCGACACCAGAATTCAGGCGCTGGGTGTTTACGGCAGCCACATCGGCATCGCTTTTCAAATCGCCGACGACATTCTCAACGTGGAAGGCGACAGCGAACTCATGGGCAAAAAAACCGGCAGCGACGCCGCTCGCGGCAAGGTCACGTATCCGGTTCTCCTCGGATTGGAAAATGCAAAGGCAAAACTCGCCGACCATGTGGATGCGGCCACTGCCTCCATCGCTGCTTTTGATTCACGGGCACTGCCGTTGAGAGTCATCGCCCGCTATATTATGGATAGAAAATCTTAA